The following are encoded in a window of Gramella sp. MT6 genomic DNA:
- the msrB gene encoding peptide-methionine (R)-S-oxide reductase MsrB has product MKKILIFSLLASFLISCNGNAQKNSDEKSSKKYEISKSEAEWKKELTQQEFAVLRNAATERAFTSDLLDIEEPGTFVCAACGNELYKTKHKFESGTGWPSFDRAIDGAVGYGSDTKLGYQRDEVHCARCGGHLGHVFNDGPRETTGKRHCINGVAMDFKPDSE; this is encoded by the coding sequence TCCTAATAAGTTGCAACGGAAATGCCCAGAAAAATTCAGATGAAAAATCTTCAAAAAAATATGAAATTTCGAAATCTGAGGCCGAGTGGAAAAAAGAACTTACTCAGCAAGAATTTGCAGTTTTAAGAAATGCAGCTACCGAAAGAGCTTTTACCAGCGACCTATTGGATATCGAGGAACCTGGTACTTTCGTATGTGCAGCCTGCGGGAATGAACTTTACAAAACCAAACATAAATTTGAAAGTGGAACCGGCTGGCCCAGTTTCGACAGAGCAATTGATGGAGCTGTAGGTTATGGAAGCGATACCAAACTTGGTTATCAAAGGGACGAAGTTCACTGTGCGAGATGCGGAGGGCACTTAGGTCACGTATTTAATGATGGTCCAAGAGAAACTACCGGAAAGCGTCATTGTATCAATGGTGTCGCTATGGACTTTAAACCAGATTCAGAATAA